In Leclercia sp. LSNIH1, the genomic stretch CGCCGTTTTACGATATGCTCAGCGGCAAGTTAACCCGGATTGTGGTGCGTATTAATCTGGTGCCTGTGGCGGAGGAATTACACGGGGACTATGTCAGCGATAAGAACTTTAAGCGACGCTTCCAGCTCTGGCTGAATACGCTGTGGACGGAAAAAGACGTGCTAATCGACAGGATTAAAGCCCAATACAACAACGCCGGTCATTGACCGGCGTTTTCTTTATTACTTCTTCTCAACCAGATACTTCACGGTGTCGGCATACTGCTGCACGAAGATGTCCATGCTGCTGGTATCCATCCCCTGCATATTCAGCTGGTACTTACCGTTAACATACATGGCTGGAACACCACGCAGTTGCAGATCGGCGGCCGCTTTTTCCTGCTGTGCCACGAGAGATTTCACGACAAAGCTGTTCCAGGCTGCATCGTATTCTTCACCCTTAACGCCTGCATCAACGAATACCTTACGGATATCAGCAGTGGTCTGTACAGACTGGGTTTTCTGCACGGCTTCAAACATCGGTGCAGTGATTTTGTCTTCCACGCCCAGGGCCATAGCGACTGCCCACGCCTGCGTTAAGTCTTTGCCCAGCGGGCCAAGGAACTCAACGTGATACTTGGTCATTTTGGTGCCTTCAGGCAGCTTCTTCTTCACGTTCTCGGAAACATGCAGAACCTGCTCGAACTCATAGCAGTGCGGGCAATAGAATGAGAAGAACTCCAGTACCTGAGGTTCTCCAGCTACAGGTTTGTCGAGGGTAATATACTGTTTACCATCGGTGAACTGTGCAGCCGAAGCGCTAAATGCCAGAATCATACCTGCCAGCGCCAGCCATATTTTTTTCATGATCAACTCTCTCCTGGATGTGTTCGATTAATACATTGGCGTTAATTGCAAAGGGGGTTCCTGCAGAACCTTTACCTGTTCAATAAATGTGGATATCTGGTTACGCCAGTAATCTTCTCCGGTAAGCCACGGGAAGTTTCTGGGAAACGCGGGGTCGTCCCAACGCCTGATTAACCATGCAAGATAATAAACAAAACGCATGGCGCGTAAAGGTTCGATTAATGCAATTTCGTCTGAATTAAAAGGGGTGAACTCCTCATAGGCTTCGATAATCGTCTCAAGCTGCATCCGCTGCTCAGCCTTATCGCCATTCAGCAGCATCCAGAGATCCTGAATCGCCGGTCCCATTCTCGCATCATCGAGGTCGACAAATAATGGTCCGTCACGCCAGAGGATATTTCCGGCATGGCAATCACCGTGCAGGCGCAGCGTTTTGACGTTGTTATCCCAGCGCGCTGTGACGGCGTTAATTAAATTATCCGTTGCGGCCAGAAATTCAGCTTTCAGCCCTGAGGGGATGAGCGTGGAGGTTTCAAATACCTGACGCGGTTCGAGCAGATATTCCGCAATGCCGATTGTGGGACGCGAAGTAAAGGCGCTTTTCTTACCCGTCTGATGTATGCGCCCTAAATAACGGGCAACCCATTCCATCTGATCGATATTATCGGCTTCAAATTGCCGGCCACCGAGGCTTGGGAAAACGGCAAAATAAAAACCCTGGTGCGACAGTAGCGTCTGACCATTGAACTGAAGAGGTGCGGCAACGGGAACGTCATCGGCTACCAGGTCGAGGGCGAACTGATGCTCTTCCTGGATCTGATCGACTGACCAGCGCTGCGGGCGATAAAATTTCACGACGAAGCGCTGACGATCCTCATCCTGAAACTGGTAGACGCGGTTTTCATAGCTGTTTAATGGGGTCAGACCTGAGTCCACCCGGATGCCCTGCTCAAACAGAGCATCCATAATGGTATCCGGGTGTAAGGTCTGGAAAGTAAAGGCCTGGTCGTTCATCCGATTATCCGGAAATTATACGAATGATTGAGGATATCATTTAACGGCGATTACGGTGGCGCCTCTTACAAGCTTTTACTCTTTAATTACGCCACGTGCGCGCAGCAGGGCTGTTTTGAAATCCTCTTCGTAATCTTTCTGAATACCGGGAATGACAGCATCTTTACCAGAATCGCGCATTTTCAGGTGATAGATCAGGATGTCATCGGAAAGGTCGGCCAGTTCGCCTTCATAACCTGACTCCTGCGCCAGTTTCTGTAAGAATTGCACGAGGTTAAGCTCTGGCTCTTTTTGCCAGGCTGGCTGGAGAAGTTCAATAACTTCATTCAGACGTTTACATTTCATGGTAATACTCCTTTCATTGAGAGTGACACGTTAGCAGGGTCAATCCCACAATAAAAGAGGCGATATTGTTGAGCCAGATAAGCACGATCACGGGTGTGGTGTTAGCCGGCGGCAAGGCATCCCGCATGGGGGGAGTCGATAAGGGCCTGCAGACGTTGAACGGCACACCGTTATGGCAGCACGTGGCACACACGCTGAGTAAACAAGTTAGTACGCTAGCCATCAGTGCTAACAAAAACCTCGCCGTTTATCGGGAAAGTGGACACCCCGTCTATCCCGACTCGCTGGCTGATTACCCGGGGCCGCTGGCGGGGATGCTTTCTGTTATGCAGCAGTGCGATGCCGAGTGGTTTCTGTTTTGCCCCTGCGATACACCGTTTATCCCCTATTGTCTGGCTGAGCGCTTTGTTAAACACAGGGAAACGTCAGCGGTTGTCTGGGCGCATGACGGCGAACGCGATCATCCAACCATTGCGCTAATGCACCGTCAGCTGATGCCGGAATTAAAGAACTACCTGGCGGCGGGAGAGCGTCGGGTGATGGTCTTTATGCGACAAGCTGGCGGACATTCTGTCGATTTTAGCGATATGAAACAGGCGTTTATTAACATCAATACTCTCGAACAGATAGACACTATGCAGAGGCACAAATGATACCTGTTTTAGCGATCGCCGCCTGGAGCGGTACGGGGAAAACCACCCTGTTAAAAGCCATTATCCCGGCGCTCTGCGCCAGAGGTGTACGCCCCGGGCTTATCAAACACACTCATCACAATATGGATGTCGATATTCCTGGTAAGGACAGCTATGAACTGCGCAGAGCTGGCGCGGCACAAACCATTGTTGCCAGCAGTAAACGTTGGGCCTTAATGACCGAGACACCGGACGCAAACGACCTTGATCTGCCTTACCTTATCAGCCGGATGGATCATTCGACGCTGGATCTGGTCCTGGTAGAGGGTTTTAAGCATGAACCGGTGGCAAAGATCCTGCTGTTTCGCAGCGATACCGGACATGAGGTTAATGAGTTAACGCTTGATGAGCATGTTATCGCGGTGGCCAGTGATATTTCACTGTCGCTTCAGGTACCGGTCCTGGATATCAATAATGCGGAGGAGATCGTCGGGTTCATTCAACAATGGATGAGGTCAAAGTAGGCCGGGTAAGGCGAAGCCGCCACCCGGCTTTTTTAACGCCCAACGCAAAAAGCCCATCCGTGAGGATGGGCTTTCGGCTTTAATTGATGCCTGGCAGTTCCCTACTCTCGCATGGGGAGACCCCACACTACCATCGGCGCTACGGCGTTTCACTTCTGAGTTCGGCATGGGGTCAGGTGGGACCACCGCGCTACAGCCGCCAGGCAAATTCTTGGTGCTCTGTACGCAATACTTTATCGCATCAGCCGCGTTGGCCGCGCTCGTAAAGTCAGTCACATACTTCAGTATGCTCCTTCCTTTCCTTCGCTTGCCGCCTTGCTGCTGCGCAAACTATTGTGTACTTAACTCTGAATCAATGCTGAAAATCTCTCAAATCCACCGAAACAGCTTCGGCGTTGTAAGGTTAAGCCTCACGGTTCATTAGTACCGGTTAGCTCAACGCATCGCTGCGCTTACACACCCGGCCTATCAACGTCGTCGTCTTCAACGTTCCTTCAGGACCCTCAAAGGGTCAGGGAGAACTCATCTCGGGGCAAGTTTCGTGCTTAGATGCTTTCAGCACTTATCTCTTCCGCATTTAGCTACCGGGCAGTGCCATTGGCATGACAACCCGAACACCAGTGATGCGTCCACTCCGGTCCTCTCGTACTAGGAGCAGCCCCCCTCAATTCTCCAGCGCCCACGGCAGATAGGGACCGAACTGTCTCACGACGTTCTAAACCCAGCTCGCGTACCACTTTAAATGGCGAACAGCCATACCCTTGGGACCTACTTCAGCCCCAGGATGTGATGAGCCGACATCGAGGTGCCAAACACCGCCGTCGATATGAACTCTTGGGCGGTATCAGCCTGTTATCCCCGGAGTACCTTTTATCCGTTGAGCGATGGCCCTTCCATACAGAACCACCGGATCACTATGACCTGCTTTCGCACCTGCTCGAGCCGTCACTCTCGCAGTCAAGCCAGCTTATGCCATTGCACTAACCTCCTGATGTCCGACCAGGATTAGCTGACCTTCGTGCTCCTCCGTTACTCTTTAGGAGGAGACCGCCCCAGTCAAACTACCCACCAGACACTGTCCGCAACCCGGATTACGGGTCTACGTTAGAACACCAGCCATTAAAGGGTGGTATTTCAAGGACGGCTCCACGCAGACTGGCGTCCACGCTTCAAAGCCTCCCACCTATCCTACACATCAAGGACCAGTGTTCAGTGTCAAGCTATAGTAAAGGTTCACGGGGTCTTTCCGTCTTGCCGCGGGTACACTGCATCTTCACAGCGATTTCAATTTCACTGAGTCTCGGGTGGAGACAGCCTGGCCATCATTACGCCATTCGTGCAGGTCGGAACTTACCCGACAAGGAATTTCGCTACCTTAGGACCGTTATAGTTACGGCCGCCGTTTACCGGGGCTTCGATCAAGAGCTTCGCGTTGCCGCTGACCCCATCAATTAACCTTCCGGCACCGGGCAGGCGTCACACCGTATACGTCCACTTTCGTGTTTGCACAGTGCTGTGTTTTTAATAAACAGTTGCAGCCAGCTGGTATCTTCGACTGATTTCAGCTCCACCCGCAGGGGCTTCACCTACATATCAGCGTGCCTTCTCCCGAAGTTACGGCACCATTTTGCCTAGTTCCTTCACCCGAGTTCTCTCAAGCGCCTTGGTATTCTCTACCTGACCACCTGTGTCGGTTTGGGGTACGATTTGGTGTTACCTGATGCTTAGAGGCTTTTCCTGGAAGCAGGGCATTTGTTGCTTCAGCACCGTAGTGCCTCGTCATCACACCTCAGCGTTAAAAAGGTACCGGATTTACCTGGAACCTCCGCCTACATGCTTAAACCGGGACAACCGTCGCCCGGCCAACATAGCCTTCTCCGTCCCCCCTTCGCAGTAACACCGAGTACAGGAATATTAACCTGTTTCCCATCGACTACGCCTTTCGGCCTCGCCTTAGGGGTCGACTCACCCTGCCCCGATTAACGTTGGACAGGAACCCTTGGTCTTCCGGCGAGCGGGCTTTTCACCCGCTTTATCGTTACTTATGTCAGCATTCGCACTTCTGATACCTCCAGCATGCCTCACAGCACACCTTCGCAGGCTTACAGAACGCTCCCCTACCCAACAACACATAGTGTCGCTGCCGCAGCTTCGGTGCATGGTTTAGCCCCGTTACATCTTCCGCGCAGGCCGACTCGACCAGTGAGCTATTACGCTTTCTTTAAATGATGGCTGCTTCTAAGCCAACATCCTGGCTGTCTGTGCCTTCCCACATCGTTTCCCACTTAACCATGACTTTGGGACCTTAGCTGGCGGTCTGGGTTGTTTCCCTCTTCACGACGGACGTTAGCACCCGCCGTGTGTCTCCCGTGATAACATTCCCCGGTATTCGCAGTTTGCATCGGGTTGGTAAGCCGGGATGGCCCCCTAGCCGAAACAGTGCTCTACCCCCGAGGATGAGTTCACGAGGCGCTACCTAAATAGCTTTCGGGGAGAACCAGCTATCTCCCGGTTTGATTGGCCTTTCACCCCCAGCCACAGGTCATCCGCTAATTTTTCAACATTAGTCGGTTCGGTCCTCCAGTTAGTGTTACCCAACCTTCAACCTGCCCATGGCTAGATCACCGGGTTTCGGGTCTATACCCTGCAACTTAACGCCCAGTTAAGACTCGGTTTCCCTTCGGCTCCCCTATACGGTTAACCTTGCTACAGAATATAAGTCGCTGACCCATTATACAAAAGGTACGCAGTCACACCCCGAAGGATGCTCCCACTGCTTGTACGTACACGGTTTCAGGTTCTTTTTCACTCCCCTCGCCGGGGTTCTTTTCGCCTTTCCCTCACGGTACTGGTTCACTATCGGTCAGTCAGGAGTATTTAGCCTTGGAGGATGGTCCCCCCATATTCAGACAGGATACCACGTGTCCCGCCCTACTCTTCGAGTTCACAGCAAGTGTGCTTTCGTGTACGGGAGTATCACCCTGTACCCTGCGACTTTCCAGACGCTTCCACTAACACACAAGCTGATTCAGACTCCGGGCTGCTCCCCGTTCGCTCGCCGCTACTGGGGGAATCTCGGTTGATTTCTTTTCCTCGGGGTACTTAGATGTTTCAGTTCCCCCGGTTCGCCTCGTTAGCCTATGTATTCAGCTAACGATAGTGCAACGAATTGCACTGGGTTTCCCCATTCGGACATCGCCGGGTCAAGGGTTCATATCACCTCGCCGGCGCTTTTCGCAGATTAGCACGTCCTTCATCGCCTCTGACTGCCAGGGCATCCACCGTGTACGCTTAGTCGCTTAACCTCACAAC encodes the following:
- the dsbA gene encoding thiol:disulfide interchange protein DsbA translates to MKKIWLALAGMILAFSASAAQFTDGKQYITLDKPVAGEPQVLEFFSFYCPHCYEFEQVLHVSENVKKKLPEGTKMTKYHVEFLGPLGKDLTQAWAVAMALGVEDKITAPMFEAVQKTQSVQTTADIRKVFVDAGVKGEEYDAAWNSFVVKSLVAQQEKAAADLQLRGVPAMYVNGKYQLNMQGMDTSSMDIFVQQYADTVKYLVEKK
- a CDS encoding serine/threonine protein kinase, which encodes MNDQAFTFQTLHPDTIMDALFEQGIRVDSGLTPLNSYENRVYQFQDEDRQRFVVKFYRPQRWSVDQIQEEHQFALDLVADDVPVAAPLQFNGQTLLSHQGFYFAVFPSLGGRQFEADNIDQMEWVARYLGRIHQTGKKSAFTSRPTIGIAEYLLEPRQVFETSTLIPSGLKAEFLAATDNLINAVTARWDNNVKTLRLHGDCHAGNILWRDGPLFVDLDDARMGPAIQDLWMLLNGDKAEQRMQLETIIEAYEEFTPFNSDEIALIEPLRAMRFVYYLAWLIRRWDDPAFPRNFPWLTGEDYWRNQISTFIEQVKVLQEPPLQLTPMY
- a CDS encoding YihD family protein, translated to MKCKRLNEVIELLQPAWQKEPELNLVQFLQKLAQESGYEGELADLSDDILIYHLKMRDSGKDAVIPGIQKDYEEDFKTALLRARGVIKE
- the mobA gene encoding molybdenum cofactor guanylyltransferase MobA, which encodes MSQISTITGVVLAGGKASRMGGVDKGLQTLNGTPLWQHVAHTLSKQVSTLAISANKNLAVYRESGHPVYPDSLADYPGPLAGMLSVMQQCDAEWFLFCPCDTPFIPYCLAERFVKHRETSAVVWAHDGERDHPTIALMHRQLMPELKNYLAAGERRVMVFMRQAGGHSVDFSDMKQAFININTLEQIDTMQRHK
- the mobB gene encoding molybdopterin-guanine dinucleotide biosynthesis protein MobB, yielding MIPVLAIAAWSGTGKTTLLKAIIPALCARGVRPGLIKHTHHNMDVDIPGKDSYELRRAGAAQTIVASSKRWALMTETPDANDLDLPYLISRMDHSTLDLVLVEGFKHEPVAKILLFRSDTGHEVNELTLDEHVIAVASDISLSLQVPVLDINNAEEIVGFIQQWMRSK